The following are encoded in a window of Acropora muricata isolate sample 2 chromosome 6, ASM3666990v1, whole genome shotgun sequence genomic DNA:
- the LOC136919417 gene encoding electroneutral sodium bicarbonate exchanger 1-like isoform X1 encodes MSMEYRPREVSKIGTEVAVDPHMLDVYHSQVEDVDIQDHRQVYVGVHIPLRPRKHHHQKHHHRRRRRPNGSIEFKSDDSDNQSSSLPTDKVRFILGGEENDESHKMFTQLAHYQSENEEWRQMARWLKFEEAVEEGGDRWSKPHVGTLSLYSLFELRSSLLRGTVLLDMNATNVTQISDLVLDDMVNKNHLDQDCRQKAREVLLKKHRHQCKTKSSKKGKTSIGSFGSFAKKASTAGLSEMLKRSDSTPKSAEQQKLEVVNEVDQKGEFPHLPSAVDLVGKQKDSNAKEEIEMSNSEVCVEYDNNFMKKIPPGAQASNVLVGELDFLKKPVTAFVRLENACVLGNITEVPVPTRFIFLMLGPPGTPGRYHEVGRAIATLMSDEVFHEVAYKAQCREDLLAGIDEFLMQVTVLPPGEWDPSIRIEPPDAVPSQDKRLESAKSGGGGGGEEHDPAGDREEQLAKTGRLCGGLIADMKRRAPWYWSDFKDALNPQCIASIIFIYFACLTPIITFGGVMGTKTGKNMAAMEQILAGGIGGVLFSLFGGQPLIILGATGPMLVFEEILYTFCENFGIDYLPFRLWIGIWTMLYCFILVITDASAFVRYFTRFTEESFATLIALIFIVEGFKKLVHVLHDSPVKVGDANGYIDWNACQCVPKDMVDNFTRFNSNTSFYLDYPLGDCERYGGHLVGQACHNNVFFLSVILSLGTFALALSLKGFRTSPYFPTKVRAVVSDFAILISIMVMVGVDVAFGVNTPKLDIPLKFQPTASEKRGWIIPPLGKNPVWTIPAAAIPALLATILVFMDQQITALIVNRREHKLKKGAGYHLDLLLVAIIIGICSLLGLPWVVAATVLSVGHVQSLFVESQCTAPGEKTQFLGVREQRVTGTFIFILIGLTVFIAPILKYLPMPVLFGLFFYMGFSALKGLQFFERLKIIFMPVKHQPDLMYLRQVPLNRIHIFTFIQLFCLAVLWAIKSTPAALIFPVMVLMLVAVRKVMEKIFTLYELEVLDDLMPENIKKQKAELEAKKKKEENFEYDDEDNDDDSDGKKHTPGKELNGSAHQSDTPMNISEEMCKTSLWKTFVKDGSTKRSPKRKSKSPDKHKHKHRHHHKNKHGRHRRERDEQSEEDEGLWMLNKKDEGEDGEGSDAELHRKLSTINEDKPGDVIIDMEQIQNSLLEEAEENEEGKSEEKTCVDGDVEAKC; translated from the exons ACCACCGTCAAGTTTACGTAGGGGTTCACATTCCCTTACGGCCTCGGAAACATCATCACCAAAAACATCACCATCGTAGAAGGCGCAGACCGAATGGTTCGATCGAATTCAAATCGGATGATTCAG ATAATCAATCATCGTCACTACCAACTGATAAAGTGCGTTTTATTCTTGGTGGGGAAGAGAATGATGAATCTCACAAAATGTTTACGCAGTTGGCACATTATCAGAGCGAGAATGAGGAGTGGAGGCAAATGGCCCGTTGGCTTAAGTTTGAGGAAGCTGTTGAAGAAGGTGGAGATAGATGGAGTAAACCGCATGTTGGAACACTGTCACTCTACAGTTTGTTTGAGCTTAGAAGTTCTCTGTTACGAGGGACTGTTCTTTTGGACATGAATGCCACCAATGTAACTCAGATTTCTG ATCTTGTGCTTGATGACATGGTAAACAAAAACCATTTGGATCAAGATTGTCGACAGAAGGCACGGGAGgttcttctgaaaaaacaccGTCATCAGTGTAAAACCAAAAGTTCCAAGAAGGGGAAGACAAGCATTGGTAGCTTTGGCTCGTTTGCAAAGAAAGCTTCTACAGCTGGGTTGAGTGAAATGCTCAAACGTTCAGACTCTACTCCAAAATCGGCAGAACAGCAGAAGTTAGAGGTAGTGAATGAAGTTGATCAGAAGGGAGAATTCCCTCACCTTCCGTCGGCTGTCGATTTGGTAGGGAAACAAAAAGACAGTAATGCCAAAGAAGAGATTGAAATGTCCAACTCGGAGGTCTGTGTAGAG TATGATAACAATTTTATGAAGAAAATTCCACCTGGGGCACAAGCATCAAATGTCCTCGTTGGAGAACTGGATTTCTTGAAGAAACCCGTGACAGCATTTGTGCGCCTTGAGAATGCCTGTGTTCTTGGAAATATCACTGAAGTTCCTGTTCCCACTCGATTTATCTTTTTAATGTTGGGCCCTCCAGGCACACCCGGTCGATACCATGAAGTTGGCCGTGCCATTGCAACCTTGATGTCTGATGAg GTTTTTCATGAGGTTGCATACAAAGCACAGTGTCGTGAGGACTTGTTGGCTGGAATTGACGAATTTCTGATGCAG GTCACAGTTTTGCCTCCAGGTGAATGGGATCCATCCATCCGAATTGAACCTCCAGATGCTGTTCCCTCCCAGGATAAGCGTCTTGAGAGTGCTAAATCAGGAGGGGGTGGTGGAGGCGAAGAGCATGATCCAGCTGGTGACAGAGAGGAGCAGCTTGCCAAAACAGGAAG GTTGTGTGGAGGTCTCATTGCTGATATGAAGCGGCGAGCCCCATGGTACTGGAGTGACTTTAAGGATGCACTTAATCCTCAGTGCATTGCAtctatcatttttatttactttgcaTGTCTCACCCCAATTATTACATTTGGAGGTGTAATGGGCacaaaaacaggcaaaaacaTG gCTGCAATGGAGCAGATTCTAGCAGGTGGCATCGGTGGAGTCCTGTTCTCGTTGTTTGGTGGTCAGCCTCTTATTATCCTCGGAGCTACGGGTCCTATGTTGGTCTTTGAAGAGATCCTCTACACATTTTGTGAGAATTTCGGCATTGACTACCTTCCATTCCGCTTGTGGATCGGAATTTGGACAATGCTGTACTGTTTTATCCTTGTTATAACAGACGCCAGTGCCTTTGTCAGATACTTTACGCGTTTTACTGAGGAGTCCTTTGCTACCCTCATTGCTCTAATTTTCATAGTAGAGGGTTTCAAGAAGCTAGTACATGTTCTACATGACAGCCCAGTGAAAGTTGGAGATGCAAATGGCTACATAGACTGGAATGCGTGTCAATGTGTTCCTAAGGATATGGTAGACAATTTCACACGTTTCAACAGTAACACCAGTTTTTACCTTGATTATCCATTGGGAGATTGTGAGAGATATGGTGGCCATCTCGTGGGTCAAGCATGTCACAATAATGTATTTTTCTTGTCAGTTATCCTTTCTCTGGGAACCTTTGCACTTGCACTTTCATTGAAAGGATTCCGTACCAGTCCTTATTTCCCAACTAAG GTGCGTGCAGTGGTCTCCGACTTTGCCATTCTGATTTCGATCATGGTCATGGTGGGAGTAGACGTTGCATTTGGTGTCAACACACCAAAGCTTGACATCCCATTGAAATTCCAGCCTACAGCTAGTGAGAAGAGAGGATGGATTATTCCACCACTTGGTAAGAACCCTGTATGGACCATTCCTGCTGCAGCTATTCCAGCGTTGCTTGCTACCATCTTGGTTTTTATGGATCAGCAGATCACAGCATTGATTGTGAACAGACGAGAGCATAAGCTAAAG AAAGGAGCTGGCTATCATCTGGATTTACTCCTTGTTGCCATTATCATTGGTATTTGTTCATTGCTTGGCTTGCCATGGGTGGTAGCAGCAACTGTACTTTCAGTTGGTCATGTGCAGAGCTTGTTTGTTGAATCGCAATGTACAGCTCCTGGTGAAAAAACTCAATTTCTTGGTGTAAG AGAGCAGCGTGTCACTGGCACCTTTATCTTCATCTTGATTGGTTTGACTGTTTTCATCGCACCAATTTTGAAG tATCTTCCTATGCCAGTTTTGTTTGGACTGTTCTTTTATATGGGATTTTCTGCACTGAAGGGATTGCAG TTTTTTGAGAGGCTGAAAATCATCTTCATGCCAGTCAAGCACCAGCCTGATCTGATGTATTTGCGTCAAGTTCCTCTCAATAGAATCCACATATTCACGTTTATCCAGCTGTTTTGTTTGGCTGTTCTGTGGGCTATTAAATCTACCCCAGCTGCTCTCATCTTTCCTGTCATG GTTTTAATGTTGGTCGCTGTGCGCAAGGTTATGGAAAAAATTTTCACCCTCTATGAACTTGAGGTGTTGGATGACTTGATGCCGGAGAACATTAAAAAGCAGAAGGCTGAGCTCgaagcaaaaaagaagaaagaggagaaCTTCGAATATGATGACGAGGATAATGATGACGATTCAGACGGCAAAAAG CACACACCTGGGAAAGAACTAAATGGCAGTGCTCATCAATCAGATACCCCCATGAACATCTCGGAAGAAATGTGCAAAACCTCTCTCTGGAAGACTTTTGTGAAAGACGGTTCCACCAAAAGGTCTCCGAAGCGTAAAAGCAAATCCCCTgacaaacacaaacacaaacacagACATCACCACAAAAACAAACACGGCAGACACAGAAGAGAACGAGATGAACAAAGTGAGGAAGACGAAGGACTGTGGATGCTGAACAAAAAAGACGAAGGTGAAGATGGTGAGGGAAGTGATGCCGAGTTACACAGAAAACTATCCACAATTAATGAAGATAAACCAGGTGATGTAATCATTGATATGGAGCAAATACAGAATTCCTTGCTAGAGGAAgctgaagaaaatgaagaagggAAAAGTGAGGAGAAGACGTGCGTGGACGGCGATGTGGAAGCCAAATGTTAA
- the LOC136919417 gene encoding electroneutral sodium bicarbonate exchanger 1-like isoform X2 has protein sequence MEFRQPSMDEIPGPVDNRVLSSNGYIGELDYQHHRQVYVGVHIPLRPRKHHHQKHHHRRRRRPNGSIEFKSDDSDNQSSSLPTDKVRFILGGEENDESHKMFTQLAHYQSENEEWRQMARWLKFEEAVEEGGDRWSKPHVGTLSLYSLFELRSSLLRGTVLLDMNATNVTQISDLVLDDMVNKNHLDQDCRQKAREVLLKKHRHQCKTKSSKKGKTSIGSFGSFAKKASTAGLSEMLKRSDSTPKSAEQQKLEVVNEVDQKGEFPHLPSAVDLVGKQKDSNAKEEIEMSNSEVCVEYDNNFMKKIPPGAQASNVLVGELDFLKKPVTAFVRLENACVLGNITEVPVPTRFIFLMLGPPGTPGRYHEVGRAIATLMSDEVFHEVAYKAQCREDLLAGIDEFLMQVTVLPPGEWDPSIRIEPPDAVPSQDKRLESAKSGGGGGGEEHDPAGDREEQLAKTGRLCGGLIADMKRRAPWYWSDFKDALNPQCIASIIFIYFACLTPIITFGGVMGTKTGKNMAAMEQILAGGIGGVLFSLFGGQPLIILGATGPMLVFEEILYTFCENFGIDYLPFRLWIGIWTMLYCFILVITDASAFVRYFTRFTEESFATLIALIFIVEGFKKLVHVLHDSPVKVGDANGYIDWNACQCVPKDMVDNFTRFNSNTSFYLDYPLGDCERYGGHLVGQACHNNVFFLSVILSLGTFALALSLKGFRTSPYFPTKVRAVVSDFAILISIMVMVGVDVAFGVNTPKLDIPLKFQPTASEKRGWIIPPLGKNPVWTIPAAAIPALLATILVFMDQQITALIVNRREHKLKKGAGYHLDLLLVAIIIGICSLLGLPWVVAATVLSVGHVQSLFVESQCTAPGEKTQFLGVREQRVTGTFIFILIGLTVFIAPILKYLPMPVLFGLFFYMGFSALKGLQFFERLKIIFMPVKHQPDLMYLRQVPLNRIHIFTFIQLFCLAVLWAIKSTPAALIFPVMVLMLVAVRKVMEKIFTLYELEVLDDLMPENIKKQKAELEAKKKKEENFEYDDEDNDDDSDGKKHTPGKELNGSAHQSDTPMNISEEMCKTSLWKTFVKDGSTKRSPKRKSKSPDKHKHKHRHHHKNKHGRHRRERDEQSEEDEGLWMLNKKDEGEDGEGSDAELHRKLSTINEDKPGDVIIDMEQIQNSLLEEAEENEEGKSEEKTCVDGDVEAKC, from the exons ATGAAATCCCAGGCCCGGTGGATAACAGGGTTCTGAGCTCCAATGGGTACATAGGCGAACTCGACTATCAAC ACCACCGTCAAGTTTACGTAGGGGTTCACATTCCCTTACGGCCTCGGAAACATCATCACCAAAAACATCACCATCGTAGAAGGCGCAGACCGAATGGTTCGATCGAATTCAAATCGGATGATTCAG ATAATCAATCATCGTCACTACCAACTGATAAAGTGCGTTTTATTCTTGGTGGGGAAGAGAATGATGAATCTCACAAAATGTTTACGCAGTTGGCACATTATCAGAGCGAGAATGAGGAGTGGAGGCAAATGGCCCGTTGGCTTAAGTTTGAGGAAGCTGTTGAAGAAGGTGGAGATAGATGGAGTAAACCGCATGTTGGAACACTGTCACTCTACAGTTTGTTTGAGCTTAGAAGTTCTCTGTTACGAGGGACTGTTCTTTTGGACATGAATGCCACCAATGTAACTCAGATTTCTG ATCTTGTGCTTGATGACATGGTAAACAAAAACCATTTGGATCAAGATTGTCGACAGAAGGCACGGGAGgttcttctgaaaaaacaccGTCATCAGTGTAAAACCAAAAGTTCCAAGAAGGGGAAGACAAGCATTGGTAGCTTTGGCTCGTTTGCAAAGAAAGCTTCTACAGCTGGGTTGAGTGAAATGCTCAAACGTTCAGACTCTACTCCAAAATCGGCAGAACAGCAGAAGTTAGAGGTAGTGAATGAAGTTGATCAGAAGGGAGAATTCCCTCACCTTCCGTCGGCTGTCGATTTGGTAGGGAAACAAAAAGACAGTAATGCCAAAGAAGAGATTGAAATGTCCAACTCGGAGGTCTGTGTAGAG TATGATAACAATTTTATGAAGAAAATTCCACCTGGGGCACAAGCATCAAATGTCCTCGTTGGAGAACTGGATTTCTTGAAGAAACCCGTGACAGCATTTGTGCGCCTTGAGAATGCCTGTGTTCTTGGAAATATCACTGAAGTTCCTGTTCCCACTCGATTTATCTTTTTAATGTTGGGCCCTCCAGGCACACCCGGTCGATACCATGAAGTTGGCCGTGCCATTGCAACCTTGATGTCTGATGAg GTTTTTCATGAGGTTGCATACAAAGCACAGTGTCGTGAGGACTTGTTGGCTGGAATTGACGAATTTCTGATGCAG GTCACAGTTTTGCCTCCAGGTGAATGGGATCCATCCATCCGAATTGAACCTCCAGATGCTGTTCCCTCCCAGGATAAGCGTCTTGAGAGTGCTAAATCAGGAGGGGGTGGTGGAGGCGAAGAGCATGATCCAGCTGGTGACAGAGAGGAGCAGCTTGCCAAAACAGGAAG GTTGTGTGGAGGTCTCATTGCTGATATGAAGCGGCGAGCCCCATGGTACTGGAGTGACTTTAAGGATGCACTTAATCCTCAGTGCATTGCAtctatcatttttatttactttgcaTGTCTCACCCCAATTATTACATTTGGAGGTGTAATGGGCacaaaaacaggcaaaaacaTG gCTGCAATGGAGCAGATTCTAGCAGGTGGCATCGGTGGAGTCCTGTTCTCGTTGTTTGGTGGTCAGCCTCTTATTATCCTCGGAGCTACGGGTCCTATGTTGGTCTTTGAAGAGATCCTCTACACATTTTGTGAGAATTTCGGCATTGACTACCTTCCATTCCGCTTGTGGATCGGAATTTGGACAATGCTGTACTGTTTTATCCTTGTTATAACAGACGCCAGTGCCTTTGTCAGATACTTTACGCGTTTTACTGAGGAGTCCTTTGCTACCCTCATTGCTCTAATTTTCATAGTAGAGGGTTTCAAGAAGCTAGTACATGTTCTACATGACAGCCCAGTGAAAGTTGGAGATGCAAATGGCTACATAGACTGGAATGCGTGTCAATGTGTTCCTAAGGATATGGTAGACAATTTCACACGTTTCAACAGTAACACCAGTTTTTACCTTGATTATCCATTGGGAGATTGTGAGAGATATGGTGGCCATCTCGTGGGTCAAGCATGTCACAATAATGTATTTTTCTTGTCAGTTATCCTTTCTCTGGGAACCTTTGCACTTGCACTTTCATTGAAAGGATTCCGTACCAGTCCTTATTTCCCAACTAAG GTGCGTGCAGTGGTCTCCGACTTTGCCATTCTGATTTCGATCATGGTCATGGTGGGAGTAGACGTTGCATTTGGTGTCAACACACCAAAGCTTGACATCCCATTGAAATTCCAGCCTACAGCTAGTGAGAAGAGAGGATGGATTATTCCACCACTTGGTAAGAACCCTGTATGGACCATTCCTGCTGCAGCTATTCCAGCGTTGCTTGCTACCATCTTGGTTTTTATGGATCAGCAGATCACAGCATTGATTGTGAACAGACGAGAGCATAAGCTAAAG AAAGGAGCTGGCTATCATCTGGATTTACTCCTTGTTGCCATTATCATTGGTATTTGTTCATTGCTTGGCTTGCCATGGGTGGTAGCAGCAACTGTACTTTCAGTTGGTCATGTGCAGAGCTTGTTTGTTGAATCGCAATGTACAGCTCCTGGTGAAAAAACTCAATTTCTTGGTGTAAG AGAGCAGCGTGTCACTGGCACCTTTATCTTCATCTTGATTGGTTTGACTGTTTTCATCGCACCAATTTTGAAG tATCTTCCTATGCCAGTTTTGTTTGGACTGTTCTTTTATATGGGATTTTCTGCACTGAAGGGATTGCAG TTTTTTGAGAGGCTGAAAATCATCTTCATGCCAGTCAAGCACCAGCCTGATCTGATGTATTTGCGTCAAGTTCCTCTCAATAGAATCCACATATTCACGTTTATCCAGCTGTTTTGTTTGGCTGTTCTGTGGGCTATTAAATCTACCCCAGCTGCTCTCATCTTTCCTGTCATG GTTTTAATGTTGGTCGCTGTGCGCAAGGTTATGGAAAAAATTTTCACCCTCTATGAACTTGAGGTGTTGGATGACTTGATGCCGGAGAACATTAAAAAGCAGAAGGCTGAGCTCgaagcaaaaaagaagaaagaggagaaCTTCGAATATGATGACGAGGATAATGATGACGATTCAGACGGCAAAAAG CACACACCTGGGAAAGAACTAAATGGCAGTGCTCATCAATCAGATACCCCCATGAACATCTCGGAAGAAATGTGCAAAACCTCTCTCTGGAAGACTTTTGTGAAAGACGGTTCCACCAAAAGGTCTCCGAAGCGTAAAAGCAAATCCCCTgacaaacacaaacacaaacacagACATCACCACAAAAACAAACACGGCAGACACAGAAGAGAACGAGATGAACAAAGTGAGGAAGACGAAGGACTGTGGATGCTGAACAAAAAAGACGAAGGTGAAGATGGTGAGGGAAGTGATGCCGAGTTACACAGAAAACTATCCACAATTAATGAAGATAAACCAGGTGATGTAATCATTGATATGGAGCAAATACAGAATTCCTTGCTAGAGGAAgctgaagaaaatgaagaagggAAAAGTGAGGAGAAGACGTGCGTGGACGGCGATGTGGAAGCCAAATGTTAA